Part of the Paenarthrobacter sp. JL.01a genome is shown below.
AGGTCTACCTCTACCGCGAATTCCGGGACATTTCCGGTGACGGCAACCCTGTCACCACCGCCCTGAAGATCATGATGGCCGAGAAGCCGTTGGATCATGATTTCTTCACGCCGTGGCAGGAACCTGGAAACCTGGCGACCTCCATCTCGGGGAAGAACGTGATCACCGTCGACGTCTCCCGCGACGCCTTCAACTCGAACCTGGACGCCGGGATGGCCCAGAGGGCCATTCAGCAGCTGGTGTACACAGCCACGGCGGCAGCGTCGTCCTCCGGACTCATCAACTCGGGCCAGCAGATCCAGGTGGTCATCCTGGTGGACGGCCACAAGGACTACATGGCGTTCGGACAAGTAAAACTTGGCGAACCCATGACGCGCGACGCTTCCTTGGTGGCACCGCTGTGGATCATTGATCCCCAGGAGGACGTGTCCTTGCCGGCAGGGCTCATCAAGTTCAACGGCCGCATCACGGACAACTCCCGGCCCATCAGCTGGCAGATCCTCCAGGACAACGGCAAGGGAGAGAAGTCGAGCCTGCTCACGGGCCAGACCAAGGCAACCGGCGAGCCCGGTCAGTACGGTCTCTTCAGCTTCGGCGCAACACTGAAACCCGGCAAGTACGAGCTCCGCGTCTCCGAGGTGGACGACGCCGGCAAGGCGATCGAATCGAGCACGGATACCCGCCTGTTCAGCGTCTCCTAGGCGTCTTGTGCGTAGCTTGCGAGCGTCGGTGGCCGGCTACCAGCGTCCGAGGACGTCGCTGGCCAGAACGACGGCGGCAGGTCCCGCCGTCGACGACCGCAGCACATGGTGACCCAACAGTGCGGTGACGGCCCCAGCGTCGCTCAGCCGCGTTACTTCCCGCGGCGAGATTCCACCTTCGGGACCCACGATCAACAGAACCTCACGGGGCGAGGCGTCGTCGACGTCCAACTTCCCCAGGACCTCACGCAGGGGGTTCTTTGCGTCCTCGTGAAGGATAATGGCGAGGTCAGCTTCCGCAACGGCTTTGGCCAGTCCGTTCGAGTCCACAATCGGGCGGACCGAAGGTATCCAGGACCTCCGCGCCTGCTTGGCGGCAGCGGTAACCACGGACTCCCACTTGGCATGCGCTTTCGCTGCCCGGTCACCCTTCCAGCGCACGATCGAACGTTCCGACTGCCAGGGAACCACGGCATCGATTCCGAGTTCAGTGGCCGTCTCGATGGCCAGCTCATCGCGATCGCCCTTGGCCAAGGCCTGCACCAGAACCAAACGCACATGGGGCTGCTCTTCGAAGACGACGTCCGCCACCGTCACCGTCAAGGTGCCGGCTCCGACGTCGGCAACGGTCCCGGTGAGCCGGGCGCCTGCGCCGTCGGCGATGTCAACTGACTCACCGACGGCAAGGCGCTTGACCGTTACGGCGTGGCGCGCTTCGGAACCCTCCAGGATGAATTCGGCACCGGAGTGCAGCTGGTCAAGGCTGCCGGCGGGCGCGAAGAAGACGGGATTGCTCACCGCTACAGGTTACCGAGCTTGTCCCGGAGCTTTGCGAACATTCCACCGCTGGCCAGAAGCTTGCCCTCGGTGAATTGCTCACCCCGAAGCTTGGCGAGCTGCTGCAGCAGTTCTTCCTGGGCATGGTCAAGTTTGGTGGGCGTCTCGACGTGCAGGTGCACCTTGAGGTCGCCCCGGCCGTAGCCCCGGAGATGGGTGACGCCGAGACCGCGCAGGGTGATGATCTCTCCGGACTGCGTGCCTGCCTTCACCTCGATGCCTTGCGCGCCGTCGAAGGTGTCGAGCTCCAGGTCCGTGCCCAGAGCTGCCGCCGTCATGGGCACGCTCAAGGTGGCGTGGAGGTCATCACCTTCACGAACGAACATGGAATCGTTGTTCACCCGGATCTCCACGTAGAGATCGCCGGCCGGCCCACCAGCCGGGCCTGCTTCGCCCTGTCCGGACAGCTGGATCCGCGTGCCGGTGGCGACGCCTGCCGGAACCTTGATGGTCAACGAACGGCGG
Proteins encoded:
- a CDS encoding GerMN domain-containing protein; this encodes MPASTGKGARKRTRSAIAAPAMLAVLLLTGCIANGGGSSQATSSPPSLSVQDAPASNAPLETTQASTKIPVYWIGRSKDEVYLYREFRDISGDGNPVTTALKIMMAEKPLDHDFFTPWQEPGNLATSISGKNVITVDVSRDAFNSNLDAGMAQRAIQQLVYTATAAASSSGLINSGQQIQVVILVDGHKDYMAFGQVKLGEPMTRDASLVAPLWIIDPQEDVSLPAGLIKFNGRITDNSRPISWQILQDNGKGEKSSLLTGQTKATGEPGQYGLFSFGATLKPGKYELRVSEVDDAGKAIESSTDTRLFSVS
- a CDS encoding 16S rRNA (uracil(1498)-N(3))-methyltransferase: MSNPVFFAPAGSLDQLHSGAEFILEGSEARHAVTVKRLAVGESVDIADGAGARLTGTVADVGAGTLTVTVADVVFEEQPHVRLVLVQALAKGDRDELAIETATELGIDAVVPWQSERSIVRWKGDRAAKAHAKWESVVTAAAKQARRSWIPSVRPIVDSNGLAKAVAEADLAIILHEDAKNPLREVLGKLDVDDASPREVLLIVGPEGGISPREVTRLSDAGAVTALLGHHVLRSSTAGPAAVVLASDVLGRW